In Syngnathoides biaculeatus isolate LvHL_M chromosome 19, ASM1980259v1, whole genome shotgun sequence, the genomic window GACACCCaaaagctaatttttttttttttaacagcaaaataaaaaaaggacgTCAAAGGCAAACTGCACTACGTCGGGCTGACTGGTCCATTTagattaataattaaaaaaaaaaaaactcacaacgGGCGCAAAAACTGGTACATGGTCCCAGTACCCTCCCTGAGGAACTCCCCTAACTTGAGAACAAACAAAGCGTTTGACCAAACTGCAGGAAAGGAAAATGCGGGTGGTGGTATGCGCGGTGAGTGAGCAGGGTCAACCGGCATTCGGGAGGAGCACCCCAAGCATccaaaggagggggggggggggggcgaatgcTGCTGCCCTTCCACCAGCGCATCAAGAGTCAGATGACCGCCATCGTCACGCCACTCCACAAAGCGGCTTCTCACGTTTCTTCCTTTCTTCAGTCCCGCTTGGGCAGAAGCCCAAACCAGTTTCAAATCTGCAACCCTCTCATCTGTGAGGAAGACGTTTGGACCACTCCTCCGATGTGCTTCCCTCTTTTCGATTACTTTTTTTGAAACTCAAATGCGGGTAAAAAACTTTTGACAGAGTTCCATCCACAAGctcgctgtttgtctccacctAGTGGCGGCCGAGCGGAATGCCGGAAATCTCAAGAGTCACAGTAGCGatatttctcacacacacacacacacacacacacaccacacacacacacacacacacacacacacacacacacacacacacacacacacacacacacatatataaattAAGCCCAGACAGTTAAGCAGTGACACCCAATAAGAAAAGATATCTCCCAGaatgtgtttttgcatttttatttgcgAGTCCCGACGGTCGGTCAGTCGGTCGGTCTAGTCTTCCGCTTCGGACTGGTCGTCATCCTGGCTAATCTGAAAGTAGCGCAACTGGTACGTTTCCTTGTCGGAGGCGACCACTCGCAGCCAATCGCGCAGGTTGTTCTTCTTCAAGTACTTCTTGGTCAGGTACTTCAAATACCTGCAGGGGGGTGTCAAGACGCGCAGCTTTCAGTACGGGGAATACGCGGCCGGCCGCTTTCTCTCGTTCGCCACCTTTTGGAGAAGCGCTTCTCAGACGCGACGTGGATTTTGTTCTTGGCGCGGGCGACGGACACCACGTTGGCCAGATTGCCGGTCTTGCCGTTCACCTTTATCCTCTCCTTCAGGAACTTTTCCTATCGGGCACAGCGCAGTCACACGCTAGGGAAGAGAACCCTAGCGCCAGGGGGAGCTAGGGAAGGGGGGCCCTAGTCCGACAGCCCCGTTAGCGccttacaacaacaacaacatttgtcaccccccccccccgtccactttttttttttttttcccccatttgaaAATGCTTACAAAGTTGGCAGAGTCCAGGATGCCATCCTCGACAGGGTGGCTCAGATCCAGGCTAAACTTCCAGCCGGGCGACTttttgctcttcttcttcttctgctgctgaATCTGTCGCAGCAAGCGCACACGTCAGAACGTTGGAGCGCTCCGAACGAAATGACTTGCTCAGTCACTTCTTGAGCCTTTCCAATCAACAGTGACGATTACAGTGAGTTATGCCCCATACGGTGCTCTCAATATATCGTGAACGTCAGTCCCACGATAACGTATGTCTATACGGGACATTAGCATAAAAGTACACGACCGCATCACGGATGGACGTAGCGCTAATTGCTAAGTGCTTGGATTCCTTTGGCAAAATACTCAAGTAGGCTCCACCCGttttcacaaattattattagtcAAAAGGAAACTGCTCTGACTTGAAGTATTTTTCACAAagtgaactaaaaaaaataagactgaatgGCTCGTTGGCCATCAAAAGTGAAGTCGCTATCTTGATCCTGCCAAAACAAGCGTGCCGACCTGTGCGGCGTTGGTGGCCGTGAGAAAACGTTCCACAGTTAAGtcaaaaagatttattttgacaccaatttaaattttggggttttttttttttcaattttctgatgagattaattgacttgaacaaagttttgttcccggttgttgttgttgttgttgactgtttACTCTCTGCTTGACCTTGATAGGCGTTTAGTgacgtcaatattttcccaaaacttcatcagtggataaacaAGAACACACTTTGTTAGGTttatgatgaatttcataatacagaactcaaaaagttgcatttgattttcaaatgcgaggaaacaagtttcaattttcagtctgaaataggacgtcacagacaacaaatgaacaaaatgcattttgcatGTATTTGCCCATTGTGAGTTCTTATTTCCAAAACTATATTGGATTGACctcaaattgaatgtttttaagacaaaaaaaatgcttagtttctTGCTGTTGTGATgacagtgcttcacagcgtatttggggaaaaattaacatgtcatggatggaaatcgggccctagctCATATGCAAGCTATCTTGCTAATCACACTGTTCTGTCTTTCCATTTCACTTCGCGTTTTTGGGATTTCCAAGTCCAATTAAAAacccttcatgttaccagaaaaaaaacaaacgtcaaactcacacgaccagtttgaattctacatgccaaacgtTGAGAAAAAAACACGCCATCATCTAACCTGTAAAGCATACTGCgtacgttttgggagtaccaagatggcgcccacgTGGATTCGACCGACGTACCGCAAGACGTGTATATGCTgtccagttttttgttttgtttttttttaaatttagatcAGTGTTTTTCAACGACAGCAAAGCTAACCTAGTCTGGCAACTTGTACTTCATTTAAAGAAACAAATGTTGCCTTTTCAACGTTTGGAGTCTGCCGAGGGAACACGTGTCGCACACGTTCGTTGTTAGCAAGCGCCTTTGAAGATAAAAATCAGTTCtagtttgcattaaaaaaaaaaatcaaccaggAGCGGGAATTGCTTGCTTTACGTATGAAACAAAgtgtaaacatgaaaaaataaaattaaacgcAGCGGCGCAGTCCTTACTTACCGGAGCCATGTTAGGAGGACGAACCGGAAAGAAAGATGCCGGAAATGACGCAAGAAGTGGAGGCCTTCACTCGCCTTACCAAATATGGGTAGTGCAACAAaagtaaaacttgaaaaaataattaccagCTGGTTTGATTGTATCGATTAAGCTGTTCCGTCATATTGTTCTGTTTCGTTAGGGAAAAAATAGTTTATGTGCTCATGTCAATCATtatgattgcccccccccccacgtgacGTCCACGCGAGACTTGAGCTCACGTTTAGCGTTCATACGTGACTCAAAACATGCACCACGTGGAAAGATTCTCTTGCTGACTGCCTGCATCATCATTCATATTTATTCTTTCGTTGCCGGAAGTCTTCAACGTCATGGCGAGGAATTAAGACATCGAATTAAATGGCGCTTT contains:
- the rpl22l1 gene encoding 60S ribosomal protein L22-like 1; protein product: MAPIQQQKKKKSKKSPGWKFSLDLSHPVEDGILDSANFEKFLKERIKVNGKTGNLANVVSVARAKNKIHVASEKRFSKRYLKYLTKKYLKKNNLRDWLRVVASDKETYQLRYFQISQDDDQSEAED